The following coding sequences are from one Humulus lupulus chromosome X, drHumLupu1.1, whole genome shotgun sequence window:
- the LOC133803732 gene encoding uncharacterized protein LOC133803732 isoform X1, whose translation MLKAKSFDGANVFLSRKLVPPEIFDALHDALKNNGAEVFLCSDPSRSGPEDFHIISSPDHEKFEDLRAKGCNLLGPQCVFSCAKEHRALPKQGFSCCLAMDGVKILASGFDVDEKSKMEKLVTAMGGVFQTKASLDVCFVIAKNVLAAKYKWAVHILKKPIITVDWLYQCWNEHRIIPHESFRLLPFSGLTICVTRIPADERKEMEKVIIQHGGKYSAELTKKCTHLISDAPEGDKYKVARRWGHIHIITRKWFDQSVARRARLNEESYPVQDGSVSSNKSIRGVKTQLSQGKDIGNLQSAPSSVATDTNSTMIHSAGFVDPDVEATLSQRMCSTFPDAPANVKQSDSVEPSLQSQRSEINLTNLDDCVANDSQSEDSDLYLSECRILLIGFEASEMRRLINMVRRGGGSRYVMFNDKLTHIVVGTPSEIEKKEVRSLAAFGIIQVVRTTWLEDCDRKKKEIHVDQRHIAHDLLLPKGALTGLTSLNQDKVSAVHSSMPSNPLSGSVRGGIGMPSPLDGNKEKKPEINTSDVNFMAAAAKSLQRRNVTAVNDKSKGQVSDKNKVPKRVRLDSSTQNGKISNVFAGKIFGFSSSFPEERKGEIVQWIKQGGGEVVDAFLKQSVNFTVECHGVTPKLVYASQTTWVSSHWIRSCLEDGCLLNVNDHILYSPLPCRIPFPGFENFRFCVSQYEEKDRLLLKNLCFVLGAKLVETLTKKVTHLICKFASGPKYEAACKWGIHTITSDWIYDCVKQNKLVPLNQFSPKEITAQDQEAGLCTMSQFPTQAVRMISRDVPSQFPSQSEEIKTSLTGIIGSRTESFREGAKHTSALHKKARLLEDDGQKDLLSYGVHPSVSINNANSIRDDVSKDTDEASHVVPDVAAAIEDLLEQTSKIHDQKSPGRTGCDESLFSSNCSTLGQDHSDTHSIVGLSKHWLNRRKDDNYNSSRDGNMGMYDGFSETQTDSQVVGYEEDLSGRQMLIDRVRTRSSMT comes from the exons GAGAAGTTTGAAGATCTCAGAGCCAAGGGCTGTAATTTGCTTG GTCCGCAATGTGTGTTTTCATGTGCGAAAGAGCATAGGGCTCTGCCAAAACAAGGGTTCAGCTGTTGCCTTGCAATGGATGGTGTCAAAATTCTGGCCTCTGGTTTTGACGTGGATGAAAAG AGTAAGATGGAAAAGTTAGTAACAGCAATGGGGGGAGTATTTCAGACTAAAGCATCTTTGGACGTTTGCTTTGTGATTGCAAAGAATGTTCTTGCTGCGAAATACAAG TGGGCTGTACACATCTTGAAGAAACCAATTATTACAGTGGATTGGTTGTATCAGTGCTGGAATGAGCATCGAATTATTCCCCATGAATCATTTAGACTCCTCCCTTTTTCTGGATTGACTATTTGTGTCACCAGAATTCCAGCAG ATGAAAGGAAGGAAATGGAAAAAGTTATTATACAACATGGTGGAAAGTATTCTGCTGAACTTACCAAGAAGTGCACACACCTTATTTCTGAT GCTCCTGAAGGTGACAAATATAAGGTGGCCCGGAGATGGGGCCACATTCATATCATTACTCGCAAATGGTTTGATCAGTCTGTAGCTAGAAGAG CACGTCTTAATGAGGAGTCCTATCCTGTTCAGGATGGTTCTGTATCTTCAAATAAAAGTATAAGAGGTGTAAAAACGCAGCTTAGCCAAGGCAAAGATATTGGCAATTTGCAATCTGCACCATCCTCAGTGGCTACAGACACCAATTCAACAATGATCCATAGTGCTGGTTTTGTGGATCCAGATGTAGAAGCTACCCTCTCACAAAGGATGTGCTCTACATTCCCTGATGCTCCAGCCAATGTTAAACAGAGTGATAGTGTAGAACCTAGTTTGCAGTCTCAAAGAAGTGAAATAAATCTGACAAACCTTGATGATTGTGTAGCTAATGATTCTCAATCTGAAGACAGTGACCTCTACTTGTCAGAGTGTAGAATATTACTTATTGGCTTTGAAGCTTCTGAAATGCGCAGACTAATTAATATGGTTCGTAGAGGAGGGGGCTCCCGATATGTTATGTTCAATGATAAATTGACACATATAGTAGTTGGAACTCCTTCGGAGAT TGAAAAGAAGGAGGTAAGGAGTCTGGCAGCTTTTGGTATCATTCAGGTGGTTAGGACCACCTGGCTTGAAGATTGTGATCGTAAAAAAAAAGAGATCCATGTTGACCAAAGACATATTGCACATGATTTACTTCTTCCTAAAG GAGCACTTACGGGATTGACCAGTCTAAATCAAGATAAAGTCTCTGCTGTTCATTCAAGCATGCCATCTAATCCTTTATCTGGTAGCGTAAGAGGTGGAATTGGAATGCCATCACCATTGGacggaaacaaagaaaaaaaaccaGAAATCAACACGAGTGATGTCAACTTTATGGCAGCTGCAGCAAAATCATTGCAGCGGCGTAACGTTACTGCTGTAAATGATAAAAGTAAGGGTCAAGTAAGTGATAAGAATAAGGTTCCAAAGAGAGTACGACTTGATTCAAGTACTCAAAATGGGAAAATTTCAAATGTATTTGCTGGTAAAATATTTGGATTCTCAAGTTCCTTTCCTGAAGAGCGG AAAGGTGAAATTGTACAATGGATAAAACAAGGAGGAGGTGAGGTAGTTGATGCTTTTCTGAAGCAGAGTGTAAACTTCACAGTTGAGTGTCATGGTGTAACACCAAAGTTAGTTTATGCTTCCCAAACTACATGGGTATCAAGCCACTGGATCCGCTCATGTTTAGAG GATGGATGTTTGCTTAATGTTAATGATCACATTCTATATTCTCCACTCCCCTGCCGGATTCCTTTCCCTGGATTTGAAAACTTTCGATTTTGTGTTTCGCAATATGAAGAGAAAGATCGGCTGCTTTTGAAAAATTTGTGCTTTGTTCTTGGAGCTAAATTAGTAGAGACATTGACAAAGAAGGTCACTCATCTCATTTGTAAATTTGCAAGTGGACCTAAGTATGAGGCTGCTTGTAAATGGGGAATACATACAATTACATCTGATTGGATATATGATTGTGTGAAGCAG AACAAACTAGTTCCTCTGAATCAATTTTCTCCAAAAGAAATTACTGCTCAAGACCAAGAGGCTGGATTGTGTACTATGAGCCAGTTTCCTACACAAGCTGTTCGAATGATATCTAGAGACGTTCCATCCCAGTTTCCAAGTCAATCAGAAGAGATTAAAACATCATTAACTGGAATTATTGGCAGTAGAACTGAAAGTTTCAGAGAAGGAGCTAAACATACTAGTGCATTGCATAAAAAGGCAAGGCTTTTGGAAGATGATGGTCAAAAGGATCTGCTTTCTTATGGGGTACATCCAAGTGTTTCCATCAACAATGCTAATTCCATCAGAGATGATGTGTCCAAGGATACAGATGAAGCGTCTCATGTTGTTCCTGATGTAGCTGCAGCAATTGAGGACTTGTTAGAGCAGACTAGTAAG ATTCATGATCAGAAGTCACCAGGGAGGACTGGTTGCGATGAAAGT CTTTTCTCATCCAATTGCTCAACTCTCGGCCAAGACCATTCAGATACACATTCCATTGTTGGTTTATCTAAACACTGGTTAAACAG GAGAAAGGATGACAACTACAATTCTTCTAGAGATGGAAACATGGGCATGTATGATGGATTTAGTGAAACACAGACCGACTCCCAG
- the LOC133803732 gene encoding uncharacterized protein LOC133803732 isoform X2, producing MEKLVTAMGGVFQTKASLDVCFVIAKNVLAAKYKWAVHILKKPIITVDWLYQCWNEHRIIPHESFRLLPFSGLTICVTRIPADERKEMEKVIIQHGGKYSAELTKKCTHLISDAPEGDKYKVARRWGHIHIITRKWFDQSVARRARLNEESYPVQDGSVSSNKSIRGVKTQLSQGKDIGNLQSAPSSVATDTNSTMIHSAGFVDPDVEATLSQRMCSTFPDAPANVKQSDSVEPSLQSQRSEINLTNLDDCVANDSQSEDSDLYLSECRILLIGFEASEMRRLINMVRRGGGSRYVMFNDKLTHIVVGTPSEIEKKEVRSLAAFGIIQVVRTTWLEDCDRKKKEIHVDQRHIAHDLLLPKGALTGLTSLNQDKVSAVHSSMPSNPLSGSVRGGIGMPSPLDGNKEKKPEINTSDVNFMAAAAKSLQRRNVTAVNDKSKGQVSDKNKVPKRVRLDSSTQNGKISNVFAGKIFGFSSSFPEERKGEIVQWIKQGGGEVVDAFLKQSVNFTVECHGVTPKLVYASQTTWVSSHWIRSCLEDGCLLNVNDHILYSPLPCRIPFPGFENFRFCVSQYEEKDRLLLKNLCFVLGAKLVETLTKKVTHLICKFASGPKYEAACKWGIHTITSDWIYDCVKQNKLVPLNQFSPKEITAQDQEAGLCTMSQFPTQAVRMISRDVPSQFPSQSEEIKTSLTGIIGSRTESFREGAKHTSALHKKARLLEDDGQKDLLSYGVHPSVSINNANSIRDDVSKDTDEASHVVPDVAAAIEDLLEQTSKIHDQKSPGRTGCDESLFSSNCSTLGQDHSDTHSIVGLSKHWLNRRKDDNYNSSRDGNMGMYDGFSETQTDSQVVGYEEDLSGRQMLIDRVRTRSSMT from the exons ATGGAAAAGTTAGTAACAGCAATGGGGGGAGTATTTCAGACTAAAGCATCTTTGGACGTTTGCTTTGTGATTGCAAAGAATGTTCTTGCTGCGAAATACAAG TGGGCTGTACACATCTTGAAGAAACCAATTATTACAGTGGATTGGTTGTATCAGTGCTGGAATGAGCATCGAATTATTCCCCATGAATCATTTAGACTCCTCCCTTTTTCTGGATTGACTATTTGTGTCACCAGAATTCCAGCAG ATGAAAGGAAGGAAATGGAAAAAGTTATTATACAACATGGTGGAAAGTATTCTGCTGAACTTACCAAGAAGTGCACACACCTTATTTCTGAT GCTCCTGAAGGTGACAAATATAAGGTGGCCCGGAGATGGGGCCACATTCATATCATTACTCGCAAATGGTTTGATCAGTCTGTAGCTAGAAGAG CACGTCTTAATGAGGAGTCCTATCCTGTTCAGGATGGTTCTGTATCTTCAAATAAAAGTATAAGAGGTGTAAAAACGCAGCTTAGCCAAGGCAAAGATATTGGCAATTTGCAATCTGCACCATCCTCAGTGGCTACAGACACCAATTCAACAATGATCCATAGTGCTGGTTTTGTGGATCCAGATGTAGAAGCTACCCTCTCACAAAGGATGTGCTCTACATTCCCTGATGCTCCAGCCAATGTTAAACAGAGTGATAGTGTAGAACCTAGTTTGCAGTCTCAAAGAAGTGAAATAAATCTGACAAACCTTGATGATTGTGTAGCTAATGATTCTCAATCTGAAGACAGTGACCTCTACTTGTCAGAGTGTAGAATATTACTTATTGGCTTTGAAGCTTCTGAAATGCGCAGACTAATTAATATGGTTCGTAGAGGAGGGGGCTCCCGATATGTTATGTTCAATGATAAATTGACACATATAGTAGTTGGAACTCCTTCGGAGAT TGAAAAGAAGGAGGTAAGGAGTCTGGCAGCTTTTGGTATCATTCAGGTGGTTAGGACCACCTGGCTTGAAGATTGTGATCGTAAAAAAAAAGAGATCCATGTTGACCAAAGACATATTGCACATGATTTACTTCTTCCTAAAG GAGCACTTACGGGATTGACCAGTCTAAATCAAGATAAAGTCTCTGCTGTTCATTCAAGCATGCCATCTAATCCTTTATCTGGTAGCGTAAGAGGTGGAATTGGAATGCCATCACCATTGGacggaaacaaagaaaaaaaaccaGAAATCAACACGAGTGATGTCAACTTTATGGCAGCTGCAGCAAAATCATTGCAGCGGCGTAACGTTACTGCTGTAAATGATAAAAGTAAGGGTCAAGTAAGTGATAAGAATAAGGTTCCAAAGAGAGTACGACTTGATTCAAGTACTCAAAATGGGAAAATTTCAAATGTATTTGCTGGTAAAATATTTGGATTCTCAAGTTCCTTTCCTGAAGAGCGG AAAGGTGAAATTGTACAATGGATAAAACAAGGAGGAGGTGAGGTAGTTGATGCTTTTCTGAAGCAGAGTGTAAACTTCACAGTTGAGTGTCATGGTGTAACACCAAAGTTAGTTTATGCTTCCCAAACTACATGGGTATCAAGCCACTGGATCCGCTCATGTTTAGAG GATGGATGTTTGCTTAATGTTAATGATCACATTCTATATTCTCCACTCCCCTGCCGGATTCCTTTCCCTGGATTTGAAAACTTTCGATTTTGTGTTTCGCAATATGAAGAGAAAGATCGGCTGCTTTTGAAAAATTTGTGCTTTGTTCTTGGAGCTAAATTAGTAGAGACATTGACAAAGAAGGTCACTCATCTCATTTGTAAATTTGCAAGTGGACCTAAGTATGAGGCTGCTTGTAAATGGGGAATACATACAATTACATCTGATTGGATATATGATTGTGTGAAGCAG AACAAACTAGTTCCTCTGAATCAATTTTCTCCAAAAGAAATTACTGCTCAAGACCAAGAGGCTGGATTGTGTACTATGAGCCAGTTTCCTACACAAGCTGTTCGAATGATATCTAGAGACGTTCCATCCCAGTTTCCAAGTCAATCAGAAGAGATTAAAACATCATTAACTGGAATTATTGGCAGTAGAACTGAAAGTTTCAGAGAAGGAGCTAAACATACTAGTGCATTGCATAAAAAGGCAAGGCTTTTGGAAGATGATGGTCAAAAGGATCTGCTTTCTTATGGGGTACATCCAAGTGTTTCCATCAACAATGCTAATTCCATCAGAGATGATGTGTCCAAGGATACAGATGAAGCGTCTCATGTTGTTCCTGATGTAGCTGCAGCAATTGAGGACTTGTTAGAGCAGACTAGTAAG ATTCATGATCAGAAGTCACCAGGGAGGACTGGTTGCGATGAAAGT CTTTTCTCATCCAATTGCTCAACTCTCGGCCAAGACCATTCAGATACACATTCCATTGTTGGTTTATCTAAACACTGGTTAAACAG GAGAAAGGATGACAACTACAATTCTTCTAGAGATGGAAACATGGGCATGTATGATGGATTTAGTGAAACACAGACCGACTCCCAG